The genomic stretch TGTCCTACGCCCACAGTCTCGATCAAAATCACGTCAAAACCAGCCGCCTCGCAGAGCAACATGGCCTCTCTTGTTTTGGAACTCACACCTCCCAAAGTACTTCCCGTAGGACTTGGCCGGATGAAAGCGCGCTTATCTCCGGCTAGCTTTTCCATGCGGGTTTTGTCGCCCAGTATACTTCCTTTGCTTTTTTGACTGGAGGGATCTACTGCTAAAACGGCTACGGATTTCCCAGAATCAAGGAGTAATTGACCAAATGCTTCGATGAATGTACTTTTCCCAACTCCGGGCACCCCGGTAATTCCTATTCTGATTGAATTTCCTGTGTAGGGCAAAACCTCCTGAACCAAATCTGAAGCCATGGCAAAGTCTGTTTCCAGTGAACTTTCAGCCAACGTAATTGCTTGGCTGAGCCTGCTTCTATCCCCAGAAAGAACTCCTTCTTTGTATTCCTGTAAGGTGAGACGTTTTCTCATTTTGGATACCCGTCAGTAAAACTCACATCGCCCATTGGGCTCTTTTGGTAGGTGGCTATCACATGGGGTTGCTTTTCCTTTGTGAAATATGGATCAGTCGGCGATAGTTTGATCTCATGGTCTATTTCATTGGAGAAAAAGAAAACTACAGTTCTTCCGTATTTGGTATGCGGCATGGCATCTCCGTATTCCCGCATCCATTCTTTATTTTGATCCAAGGCTTTTATAGCGTAAATCCTCACCACGGGGCCTGTATTATTTTCATTTCTAAAGCTTGACAACTCCTCGTATTTCCCCTTAAATCGCTCAATTCCCGGTTGAGAAAGCGAATCTAAAGCAATGTAAACTAAAAGTCCAGCCACAAGAAGGGCTATAATCCAGAAAATGAGCTTTGAGCTTTTCAAAATTTAAGTGCGGTTATCAAGTTTAGGCCTTAATTTAGCCGAAAATTCCGAGAATGACTTTCGAGTACCTCAAAGCACTTCACATCATTTTTGTAGTCACCTGGTTTGCAGGGCTATTTTATATTGTCCGGCTGTTTATTTACCAGACCGAAGCCATGGAGCGTCCAGAAGCCGAACGCATCATACTTAAGCCCCAACTTGATCTTATGGCATCAAGGCTCTGGTACATCATCACCTGGCCATCTGCAGTACTCACACTTGTTTTCGGGGGGCTGGTATTAAGTTACCGGGCGGAGTTTTTACAGCTGGGATTTATGCATGCCAAACTCGGATTTGTCTTCTTGCTGTACTGCTACCATCTATGGTGTCACAAATTATACAAAGAACTTCAGACTGGACGAACCCGATGGACTTCTACACAGTTAAGGATATGGAATGAAGCCTCCACACTGCTGCTTTTCGCAATTGTGTTCCTGATCGTATTGAAAAGCACCTTGAGCATGGCATGGGGTCTTGTGGGGTTAATCACACTTGCTGTGACCCTAATGTTAGGAATCAGACTCTACAAAAAACTCAGAAAAAAAAACTAATTACTTTGATAATGAGGTCACCAATTTTAATGCTTGCTCTGATTTCCTTGTTATGCTTTCAATGTAAGCCAGCAGGAGAAAAAAACAAGACACTGCCAAAACTCGGCAATTGGCATATCAATGAAAAGACGGAGGAAGGCCAGGTAGTTCTGGACACAGTATATCATACCATTGCGGACTTTTCCTTCACCAATCAAGATGGGGAAACGATCACAAATGAATCAGTACACGGCAAAGTATATGTAGCGGATTTCTTTTTCACTACCTGCCCCACTATTTGCCCTATCATGAAAAAGGAGATGCTGCGTGTTTATGAGGAATTTGGTGGCCATCCTGATTTCAGAATACTGAGCCACACCATAGACCCAAAACATGACACTCAGGATGTTTTACAGGATTATGCCCAAAAGTTGGGCATTGAAGACGCTAAGACCTGGAATTTCCTTACCGGGGAAGCTGAGAAAATCTATGAAATAGGACAGACAAGCTATATGACCACTGCGATGGAAGACCAAGACGCAGCAGGAGGTTTTCTGCACAGCGGGGCTTTTATCTTAGTGGATCAGGAAGGGCATATACGTGGTGTTTACGACGGTACCAAAGCAGACCAAGTAGATCAGCTCATAGCTGACATCCCAACCCTGTTAGGAAAATGAGAAATCACCTGATCGTTTTACTCTTTGCGGTAGCATGTAGCTCCAAATCTTCCAATCAAGAAAACACCTTGGCTCAAATAGAAAATCCTGAGGTAATGAAGTATGCTGTAGATGGAAAGACTATTTACGAAAACCTTTGTGGCAACTGTCACCAAAACGATGGAATGGGATTAGGTAAACTGATCCCACCAATTAAGGATTCAGATTATTTTCAGGCGAGTGTACACCGGACCGTGTGGATTATAAAGCACGGCCAGGAAGGTGAAATAGAGGTAAACGGGCAGCTCTATAATCAGCCTATGCCGGCCAACCCCCAACTCACTCCTTTGGAAATCTCACAGATCAGCACATATCTGTACAATATCTGGGGGATGGACGAGGGAAAAATCACCTCAAAACAAGTAGAAAAATACCTTCAGGAAAAGCCTGAATTTTAATTATTTAAGCATTTCCTCGGCTTTTGCAAGCGCATCTTTGATCTTGACATTCACCTCAGTCACCAATACCATTTGATTGTCAAGATATTCCTTTAGCTCTTCTTCTGTTTTACCCCCATCCTCTACTTCATATTGGCGCATCCAGACAAACATGGCGTCATGTGCCTGAGAAAGGTCATAAGCAAGTGCCTTGTATTCCTCTAGACTGACAGAGTCGGAAGGATTCGCACGTTCTATTTCTTCAACTTTAGAAAGTGCCCTACGTTCCAGTGATTTGAGTTGGCCCATCTTTGGCATTACCTCATCATGAACCCCTATTACTTCTTCCCGAAGCTTTTCATTTTTATCGTGACTTTTTGACCCACAAGCATTTACAAGTAAAAATGAGGTAAAAATTAAAAATAGAATTGGTCGTTTCATGGTAATTTTATTTAAGTACAGGCAAGTTACAATTTTTTCTAAATATAGTATCAAAAAGGAAGTTGATCTCCAAATGTGATTTATCCGGCTAGAGCTATTAATTTTAAACGCCAATAAACATCACTACTATGAAACCATTTTGCTTTGCCGACGGGCAAATTATACCTACTGAAAAAGCCAGCATCCACCCCATGGATTTAGGATTTATCCGGGGATATGGGATTTTTGATTTTTTCAGAACTGTCAACTTCCAACCTCTTTTTCTCGACAGCTACTTGGATAGATTTTTTGCTTCAGCGGAAAAAACCTTCTTGCCACTCGATTATACCCGGGCCGAACTAAAGGCAGTGATTCAGGATCTGATCGAAAAAAACCATCTCAAAGATGGGGGTATCAGAATGGTTTTGAGTGGTGGCATTTCTCAAAATCACTTTTCCCCAGCCAAAGGAAAGCTGTTCATCTTTGCCGAATCATTGATTTTCCCTGCCCAGGAAAAATATGAGAAGGGCATCAAACTACTCTCACTGGAATATGTGCGGCCAATCGCAGATATCAAAACAACCAATTACGCACTTTCCGTCTGGGACAGCATGCGCTGGAAAGATGCGGGGGCTGAAGATGTACTGTATCATATGAATGGTATCATCAGTGAAAGTTCCAGGAGTAATTTTTTCATTGTGAAGGATGGGACAATCAGCACGCCGGACACCCATGTATTGATGGGAATTACCCGAAAGCATGTGATAGAGCTAGCTGGAGAGGTACAGATCAGACCTATAAGTCTTCAAGAGGCACTCAATGCTGATGAGGCATTTATCACAAGTACTACTAAAGTGCTTCTTCCCGTCACCCAAATCGATGAGCATGAAATCGGGGCTGGAAAACCTGGCCCGGTATCTCTTGACCTTTTAGAGAAATTCCGTAAGCTGGAGAAAGAACTTTGCTATTAGGCGAAATTCTGGAGAATAAATAAAAAAGCTGTTAACAGTCTTGATTTGCTACTCCGCTATTCGTCTGACACTATTGTCTTCTGCAAAATAACTGTGTCCTCTGCGAAAAACTCTGTGATCTCAGCGGTTAAAACATTCTCTAGCAAAAGTCACTCAATTAACCAAAGTCCCGTTTTTCAGAATATACATCAGTTTCTCTGGATCCTTGCTGTTCAGCGTAAGAGTACCGCGGACACGTACTCTGTTAGCTGTATATTTAATAGGTTTAGCCATCTCTACCTCCATTACCGTTTCCGGCCCACCTGACCCGCAAAAGAAACATTCTGCAAGTGGCAGACTGGATAAGATGATATGATCTGGCTTAAACATCCCTTCGAATGGAATAATGTAGCCATCTGCTTCCACGACCTTACCCTCCATTCCAGTGATATTTTCGGAAAAAACAGGCACATAGAGTTCCCCATATTCGTCTTCGGAGATCTTGTAGGAAACTTCTGATAAATTCTTCCAGACATTGGTCTTTTGGGCTAATACAGAAGCTTGTCCTACTCCGGTCAAAAGGATGGCCAAAAATGCTATTTTTAATTTTCTCATATACTTGGGTTTTAAATCATCCGCTAGTTAATCCTTTGTCTGTTGCTTTGCAATACTTCTTTGATAAGCTGCAAAGGAGGGAATGCCACTTGCACAATTTCTATTCCTAACGTAAACACGACTACCCAAAGTTCTTACTTAAGAGAAATCCCTGATGTCAGGAGATTCTATACATTAAAACCTTATAAACTACCACTGACCCACACACCAACTTCCAATCTTCCCCTCATTGGTAAAAGTCACCATCTCACAATTCGGAAAAAACAGATTGTATAGCAGCTTCTCTTGTCTAAAACCTGAGTGAATGAACAACAGAGTAAAGCATAACTTACCTGAATCTGAATTCCAAGGAGCTTAAGCTAATACCCATCTTCTAAGGAATAATAATGAACAACTCATTGGAATCATCCTAAGCTGTTGCCAATGCAAGTCCCCTCCTATTAGCTATTTACAGTACCGGGATTTCCACCCGAAAGGTTGTCCCGTTTTTTGCACTGCTTTCAAAGCTTATTTCCCCTTTCAGCACATCAACACATTTTTTCACAATAGACAATCCTAAACCAGAGCCTTCAACTATCCCTACGTTTTTTGCCCTAAAGAACCGGTCAAACAATTGATTTTGCTCTGCCTGGGGAATCCCAATACCCCGATCCTGAATGGTTCCGGTCAGTTTATTATCCGCATATTCTAGTTTAAAAACAACCTCTTGCCCATCCTTGGAGTATTTCACACTGTTTGAAAGAAGATTCTCAAATACCTGGTATAGAAGTTCTTGATCCGAAGTGATTATTTTGGGAAGATTGATCAGCTCAGCCTTTATCGTAACGTCATTTTCCCTGCCCGCATTGACTGTATCCAGAACTTCTTTGACAAATGCTCCTAAAAACATCTTCTTAGGTTTATATTGAATTTTATTGGCATCGGCCTTTCCGAAAAACAACACACTGGTCAGTAAGTTATTCAGGGCCCTTACCGAATTTTCGATTTTGAAGGCATGTTTGGTTATTTTGGGTTTAAAAGGATGGTCTTTTTCAGCATAGATCTGAAGCAATTGCGCGGAGCTAAGTATGGAAGTCAGGGGAGTTTTAAAGCCATGGGAAACATTCAGTACTATCCGGGATTTCAATTCATTGATCTCTCTTTCCTTTTCCAGTGCTTTTGTAAGTTCTTTATTGGCATTATAAAGCTCCTGCGTACGTTGCTTTACCTTTTCCTCTAGTTCATTGTTGAGCAGTTGCAGTTCCTTCTCCTTGCGATCTTTGTAAATCGCCAGCTCAATCACCATATTCAGCTCCCTGATATTGAATGGCTTGATCACATAGGCACTGGGATTAGTCCCCACTACTTTATTCAGTGTCTCAGCATCTGAGCTTGCACTCAGATACACCACTGGGACATCGTAATTCTCATTTATAATTTCAGTAGTTCTTATCCCATCGAGTTCTCCTGCCAGATTGATGTCCATCATCACCATATCGACATGGTTTTCAGACAGTATCTCCAGAGCCCTTTCTCCTGAATCTGCGATTCCAAGAATCTGGTGCTGGTTTTTTTCCAATGCTTTTTGGAGCAAAAGAGCTGATACCGGGTCATCTTCTACGATGAGGATTTTGAGGCTAAACATAGTTGTGTATGAATTTGAAAAATACAATTCGGATCGAAAATATAAAAAAAATGAGTCTGGCTACAGAATCCAGTATAAATGCCCGCATAATGTTACTCTTTTCTTTTGTGGGTGGTGGGTTTATCCTATTTTTGTGCCAAACTATAGAAATCGCATCATGAGTGTACTAGTAAATAAAAATTCCAAGGTGATCGTCCAAGGATTCACCGGGTCTGAGGGTTCTTTTCACGCACAGCAAATGATCGAATACGGTACCAACGTAGTCGGCGGTGTAACTCCCGGTAAAGGAGGCTCGACTCATTTGGAGAAGCCTGTATTCAATTCTGTAGAAGAAGCAGTTCAAAAAACCGGTGCAGATACATCGATCATTTTCGTACCGCCTGCCTTCGCAGCGGATGCGATCATGGAAGCTGCTGACGCAGGTATCAAAGTGATCATCGCCATCACTGAGGGAATCCCAGTGGCTGATATGATGAGAGCCAAACCATATATTATCGAAAGAGGAGCTACGCTAATCGGCCCTAACTGCCCGGGCGTAATCACTCCGGGAGAAGCTAAAGTTGGTATCATGCCGGGCTTTGTCTTCAAAAAAGGAAGAATCGGTATCGTATCCAAGTCAGGAACGTTGACTTACGAAGCTGCTGATCAGGTGGCCAAAGCAGGACTTGGTGTCTCTACTGCTATCGGTATCGGTGGAGATCCTATCATCGGAACATCTACCAAGCAAGCGGTAAAATTACTTATGGAAGATCCTGAGACTGATGCGATCGTGATGATCGGTGAGATCGGAGGAAACTACGAAGCTGAAGCTGCGAAGTGGATCAAAGAAAACGGCAACAAGAAGCCTGTAGTAGGTTTCATCGCCGGTCAAACTGCTCCTGCGGGACGTAGAATGGGCCATGCAGGTGCGATCATCGGCGGAGCTGACGATACGGCAGCTGCAAAAATGAGAATCATGAGAGAAAACGGAATTCACGTAGTAGATTCTCCGGCTGAGATCGGAGCTACCATGGCCCAGGCTTTGGGCGTGAATGCATAATATTTGTTGGGTGTCGGGTGACCGATGTCGGATGTTTTGAAGCCGCTTCGATTAAGTTCGGAGCGGTTTTTTTTATAGTAGCAAGATGCAAGACATAAGTAGCAAGACCTGCTCATTGAAAGTGTCAAATAAATCCAATCCTGGATACGACCAATGGCACTTTGTTGGGTTAGCTAATATACCCTCTAGAGGAATATTCAAACAAAGCCTCCGTGAGTGTCTCATACGGATAAACGGGAAATAAAGCCCGTCGTCATGACACGAGCGGAAGCAGCAGCTACCATGGAGAAAGCTTTGGGCGTGATTGCATAAATAACTGACAGGTGTCCGATGCTGGATGCCCGATTCCTGCCCTCAATGGAGGGCTTTAAAAAATTAGTGACTACTTCTTAACTTCAGGATATTCTGAAACCAACTTTCCTGACACAAGCCTAGCTATTGCGTGTCTTTCACCGGAAAGTCCATAAAACATATTTCTGGTTCCAAGAATCCATTTTGATTCAAAAATAACATCGGTCGAAACAGGATCAACCACCACTAGTTTCCCCCTTCTATTTCCCAAACCTTTTTTCACAACACTCAGCTGTAGTATATAATCAACATCATCTTTGTCTGCAGTAATATTCAGAGAAGTCTTATCACTGAGGTAATGCTCCAACAGGTTAATAACTTCCATCTCATCCGCGTCTGGTTGATCAATCTGCTTTTCAAATACTAACAACACATTTGAATCTTGAGCTAGCTGAGCATGGGCAGTTACGGAAAGAAAAGTGAAAATTAGAAGAGCTAGATTCTTCATGGCTTTTATGGTTAAAGTTTAAATTTCATTAATAACCTTCCGGGTTATAAACCAAACACTAGACTGTTAAAAAGGCAACTAACTGCTTTTTAATTATTTAATATAAATATTATACGGCAAATATCTGCTATCGGTTGAGTTGAAA from Algoriphagus sp. NG3 encodes the following:
- a CDS encoding aminotransferase class IV, whose product is MKPFCFADGQIIPTEKASIHPMDLGFIRGYGIFDFFRTVNFQPLFLDSYLDRFFASAEKTFLPLDYTRAELKAVIQDLIEKNHLKDGGIRMVLSGGISQNHFSPAKGKLFIFAESLIFPAQEKYEKGIKLLSLEYVRPIADIKTTNYALSVWDSMRWKDAGAEDVLYHMNGIISESSRSNFFIVKDGTISTPDTHVLMGITRKHVIELAGEVQIRPISLQEALNADEAFITSTTKVLLPVTQIDEHEIGAGKPGPVSLDLLEKFRKLEKELCY
- a CDS encoding cytochrome c, with protein sequence MRNHLIVLLFAVACSSKSSNQENTLAQIENPEVMKYAVDGKTIYENLCGNCHQNDGMGLGKLIPPIKDSDYFQASVHRTVWIIKHGQEGEIEVNGQLYNQPMPANPQLTPLEISQISTYLYNIWGMDEGKITSKQVEKYLQEKPEF
- a CDS encoding CopD family protein, encoding MTFEYLKALHIIFVVTWFAGLFYIVRLFIYQTEAMERPEAERIILKPQLDLMASRLWYIITWPSAVLTLVFGGLVLSYRAEFLQLGFMHAKLGFVFLLYCYHLWCHKLYKELQTGRTRWTSTQLRIWNEASTLLLFAIVFLIVLKSTLSMAWGLVGLITLAVTLMLGIRLYKKLRKKN
- a CDS encoding ATP-binding protein, encoding MFSLKILIVEDDPVSALLLQKALEKNQHQILGIADSGERALEILSENHVDMVMMDINLAGELDGIRTTEIINENYDVPVVYLSASSDAETLNKVVGTNPSAYVIKPFNIRELNMVIELAIYKDRKEKELQLLNNELEEKVKQRTQELYNANKELTKALEKEREINELKSRIVLNVSHGFKTPLTSILSSAQLLQIYAEKDHPFKPKITKHAFKIENSVRALNNLLTSVLFFGKADANKIQYKPKKMFLGAFVKEVLDTVNAGRENDVTIKAELINLPKIITSDQELLYQVFENLLSNSVKYSKDGQEVVFKLEYADNKLTGTIQDRGIGIPQAEQNQLFDRFFRAKNVGIVEGSGLGLSIVKKCVDVLKGEISFESSAKNGTTFRVEIPVL
- the sucD gene encoding succinate--CoA ligase subunit alpha — translated: MSVLVNKNSKVIVQGFTGSEGSFHAQQMIEYGTNVVGGVTPGKGGSTHLEKPVFNSVEEAVQKTGADTSIIFVPPAFAADAIMEAADAGIKVIIAITEGIPVADMMRAKPYIIERGATLIGPNCPGVITPGEAKVGIMPGFVFKKGRIGIVSKSGTLTYEAADQVAKAGLGVSTAIGIGGDPIIGTSTKQAVKLLMEDPETDAIVMIGEIGGNYEAEAAKWIKENGNKKPVVGFIAGQTAPAGRRMGHAGAIIGGADDTAAAKMRIMRENGIHVVDSPAEIGATMAQALGVNA
- a CDS encoding SCO family protein is translated as MRSPILMLALISLLCFQCKPAGEKNKTLPKLGNWHINEKTEEGQVVLDTVYHTIADFSFTNQDGETITNESVHGKVYVADFFFTTCPTICPIMKKEMLRVYEEFGGHPDFRILSHTIDPKHDTQDVLQDYAQKLGIEDAKTWNFLTGEAEKIYEIGQTSYMTTAMEDQDAAGGFLHSGAFILVDQEGHIRGVYDGTKADQVDQLIADIPTLLGK